The DNA region TCCAATTCTTCATACGGAAACACTTTCTCTTATATCTGCTATTTGGTCGGGAACATATCCCACAAGGTTCAAGCAGCTCAAGTGCAAAACGAGAGATGGCCGTTGCTTTTTAGAAGAATGCTCTTCCCCTGTTTTATATCAGAGCTTGTGAAAGCAGATCAGAAACTTCTAGCCGGACTCATGGTTACGAAATTTATGCACACAAATGCATCGCTTGGTCTTGTTAATGTTGCGGAGGCAAGTCTCAGTCGGTTTTTGGAGGTGCAGCTCCATGTACTACACGACCTGCTTGATGAGACACATTCACCGGAAACATTGAACAATACTGTTTCTAGTTTGAGAGGCAAGTTGGAAAATCTGATCCGGACCGCATTGTCATTGCTTCCAACTAAAGTCAGATGAACAGGTATGATGAACTCTTCCTACTTTCTGTCGTTAGGAGCCGGAGTTGTATGTATAGATGTTTGTTAGGCAGTGTTTGAAAATATAGCTCGGGATGTAAACTTGACACCGAAAGGAATACAGATGATGTACAGTCTCCGTACTGATCCTTGTCGGATCGGAGTGTATAAATTCGAATAAGACACGTATCTTACTATTTGTATAGTagcacgtggtgtaccactctgTGTActgatcacattgaaaaatttctccttcgtgAAAGAGGCGAGTGCTTCTGCGTGCGTTGTTTGGTGTTCAGATAGATGATGAGGAAGGTTTAATTCCAACCGCAGgatttcattaaaaataatCCGACGGCTCCGCGTCTGATTCCTTAAAGAGCTTGTCTATGGATTTATCCTGAATGAATTTTATGGTGTGCAGAAAATGATATTTAGCTAATAGAAAGGATTatcgccggatcctctttgtgaggattccggaGATCCTTTAATCACATATGTTCATCGTGCGGTTTGTTTTTGTTAGGttctgtttatattcaattttaaataaaaaaattacaatgaatTTTTACCATACGAtctacgatgaacggatgtgattgaaAAATTCTCatatcctcacaaagaggattgcATTTTACCTACCAGGAGGATCCTCGctggatcctttttgtgagaaTCCCAGAGATCCTCCAATCACGTCTATTCATCGTACGGTTAGTTTTTGTTAGatattgtttatattcaattttaaataaaaaaatttacaatgatttccgaccgcacaatgtacgatgaacagatgTAATTGAAAGATTCTCGTATCCTTTCAAAGAGGATCCTCCTGGTAGCTAAAACGCAAAGGTGATAAAACAATATTGCATTTAGCTAATCGTATTCGTAGGTACACTTACACTTCAATGTtaatgaagaaaaatatgagAGCGGTTATTTGGATGCTTTAAAAGAATAACAACAATGGCATTAAAAGAAGAGATGATTTTCCTTTCCCCGAAATTTCGCAGTAAACTTTCAACCGGATCTTCTTCGTTACCCATCTTTGCCGGACAGACCACTGTTTTCCTCACACATTCTGCATCCTTAACGTTTCGAAATTGAATATACCCTTAGTTAACAGCAACTTTACTAGTATGTTGAACGGATTTGAACGGATGAGGTCGTTCTCTTCAACCTCTCAAAAGTCCCGTGTCTGTCAGCTCAGCATCGATTATATGTTTAACGGCTCTGCCTCGCTGTCCCTCTCCTTCATCGATGCCCGATCTTCACTCTCTGTTGACAGAATCAAATAGTTCCGACCATAAGAACGAAAAATATAAAGGAGGTTCGTCTAGGATTAGGCTATGGATGGAGCGAAAAAAATGACTTACTGGGCTTGTCTGAAATCGCCATGAGGCGCCTCTGCAAGAGACATGCTATGAAGAGGAAGAGCGAGCACATACCAAACATAACAGTCATTGGAAATGCATCAACCTGCAAAGACAAACGAAACCAACTGGTTGGTTACACAAGAGGTGGACTGAGAGCACACTTACATGACAACATGCTCCTAAGATATACTCCAATAAACGACCAAGAACTGTAACGTACATTATACAGCACAACGCAGACAAAAATGTTGAGAGGAATGCGGAAGAAGTTCATGATCGTGCTCCTGGCCTCCTCGGGGATGTACTGCGATCTCATCTTCATGATGGATGGCCAGAACAGTCCTACGCAAGCCTCAAAGGCACAGAATCCGAGAAGCTGGATGCAACCGGCAAAAGAGATGCTCCCTCCTTTCACATTGGAAGGTGCTACCAAGAACTGTTGGAAATTAGCAAAGTTAGGGGACGGCACGACAACATAGaataaataagaaaacaatACACCGGAATCCCAACATACACCGGTCACAATGGGAAGCAGGAGAGAGGCAGCTGAGACGGCAAAGACAATCTGCATATAGCTCTCTACTCTAGGTGTTTGGCGAGCCATCAACCGGGATGCAAGGGAGCTTCCAAACATTGAAGACAACATGAAGGTGGCAAAAATAAAACCATGCGGAATGTCCTCGTCATTGGGGCTCAGAGCAGGAGTCCATAGGAACACAAAGGTATACATCGAACCTTCAAACAGAGACTGTATGGCACCCAGTAACGCGATTTTCTCATCTGAACCACGTaaaaaagataataataaaTGAGAGAGAATATAACTTGTAGAACACAGGTGAAAAGACCATGAGGTTGTAAACGGAATGACAAGAATGGCTGGAGTTATGCAGGCGCACACACCACAGCTGACCATTAAACATACACAATTTATCGTCCAAAAATATCAGCTTAAGTTTATAGTATACCAGAAGCAATGGCAACAGCAGCACCCCGGAACTGGGTAAACAAGTCCTTGCTCTCTGAAGGATCTCCATAATTCTCTGTCCATGTGAATAAAATTACGAACATTCCAATTGTGAGAAAGCACGAAGCAGCATCGAAGGGCGCCACAGGCCCAAGAGCCAGTGCATCGACCAGCGTATTTCCAAGCAACCCAGCCAAGATAGCAACAACACCATTGCCAAGAAATATTGCCTTTGAGAATGTAATTGACAGCCATTGTTGTTCAAAACCTCTCTGCACGGTCAAGAGGAAGATCACATCTAAGATTTATTTATACAAGGGGTTAAAAGTTCGAAATCAATCAAATTTTCACAGTTCACGCCCCCAACCAAGGGAAACAGCGCCTAGTCAAACTCAATGCCTATGTGTAACAAATAATGAACTCCAAACAAAATACAAAGGCAACAATTTTGCGCCTCAAGcaagcattttttttcttctgatatAAGCTAATGAGCATGATAATAGTACCCTTTTGGTGAAGTGATCATCCACTAAAACGACACATCTAGGGTGGATCTGTGAGCAAAGGAtttaaaaaatggaactttaacgaaaagttctcggtattgttcactttaacgaaaaaccatatttttacactaaaaagtcaatcatgtactattcactttaccctttattttgtagttatcgttaaaactcaaagttttcaagcccttttcattagttttctttttaaaaaaacgATGACGGGCAGAGCAATGACGCATTACCTTGTTGTGTTCTGCAACAAGCCATGATTCAAATGCTGAAAATAGAAGTGATGTGGCAATGCCTCCCAAAATACGCCCCAACATCAAAACCTTGTACTGAGGAGAATGCTTGGTGATGCAGCTCAGTATGTAAGTTATACAATAAGTGATGCACGCCCTCTTTCGGCCCCTGAATTCACGACAACATCAGCTAAAAATCATCGAACAATCATGGAACCATTTAACAGATATTAGAGCGAAAACTCACTGTTTGTCTGCCAGAGATCCAACAATTGTTCCAAACAACATGGAGGAGCCAAAACCAGCAATGAAAAGCTGTCCGATGTCGCCTTTTCCGTATCCATAAGTAGTGTACAGGTAGTAGACATAAGGACCCTGCAACCAGTCCCCAGCTATTGCCATATAACCATTAATTTGTCAGTAatttaaaccaattcttccTTCAATTAGATAAGTTCCTATATAATTAACTAAATCCACTCAAATTACAACCAAGTGCAGCTCAGATCCAACTTCCTATTCATCAATTCAGGAGAAATCAAATGGAAATAGCTAAAATTAAAGCAATGCCAGCACCATTTTTCAATCAGAAAAACGATGaacaaatcccaaaattcttataaaaaccatgaacaaGTCAATCAAAACTATCAGAAAACAGATTGAACACGCAGATCTCGCAAATGGGTGCTTAAATTTCCACTTAGAAACTCCATACAACTCACTAATCGCATCAGATCGGATCAAAATTCACCAAACCAAGGCACATACATTTGAAAACGAACATATACGCATTGAGAGAAATGATAATTTGGGTGAGATCTAGTGGGCTTACCCATCATGAGAGAGTAAACGAAAAGGTAATTGTTCTTGAAGACGTTGAAAGTTGACGGGGTGTTGATTCGGTCTTTGTTGCTCTTGCTGAGCTCCGCCGCGGCCACCACCGCCGCTAGTATCCCGAACACCATGTAGTAGAAAACCTCCATTGTTACTCACTGcactctagagagagaaagggagagcagagagagagaggaaaggaaTGAGATTTTAAGGTACGTGAGGAGAGATATGGATTGTGTTAATATAGCCAAAGGAAGAAGACGGTGGAGCTCTGATCCTCTGCATCCGTCTTCTGTTTCTATAATCTGTAACTATGCATCGCACGGCTGTACGTTTACTGAACTGTTATGGCTTTGGAAACAGATGGGGAGAAGAGTGCGAGTGCAGGACAATCCTGAGGATGAAGCAGCAGGAGAAACGCACTGCACGCGGTATTGTAATTTTAAGATGTTCCACTTGGAGTGAAGTGACACGTGGTGATATCAGATTCATGATGTAGAGTTTGTTGGTGTCGGTGGTTTGTTTTGAGGAAGGATCCTCGCGGGATCCCTTTGTATGAGGATTCCGGAACTTtaaatcacatccgttcatcatGTATCGTGTGAtcagaaattattgtaaatttttttatttaaaattaaatataaaccgtacttgacgaaaactgactgcacgatgtacgatgaacagatgtgattggaggattcCCGAGATattcacaaagaggatctggcgaggtcttagattcgattctcaccaaaaaagaatttgaaccacattattgctagcctattgtgaagcTTAATCGACTCACTCCCCACCCCCTTAGTCtaaataatatcatttcttATTACTAATTCataaaccatattattgttaacctattgtgaggcttaatTAACTCACTCCCCACCCTCCAGTCTAAATAATTTCAAggatgaaaataaataaattgaggTGTTATCACTAAACTTGTATAACATCTCATGTAAAATTAATAAGAAATGGGATTCCTCCAACTTAATAGCATCTTCGATTACTCTGCATCACGTACTCACATGCAAATCAATAATGCATCCCTTTCAATCAGTTTTCGGCTGTACTTTATATAAAGGGTTTGTTCTCAAGCCctttggtcgatgtgggacagAGGAATTCCAAGACTCCCCAACAAGTGAGACTCCATttttatgggtcacacgtgaAGTTCTACACATCGACCAGCCACGTGGAGCCAAGCTGGGGCTCATCCATTTGCGCCAGCCTAGTGGCACGTGGCATCTTTTGGCCTACGTGGAGCCATGTCGGGGCTGACCCATTCACACGGAGTCAAAGGGGACTCATCCGTTCACGTGACAGTACGAACCTATCCCCTGGCTTTGATACCATCTTAAATTTCAAGTAAACGGGTCatgggcccactccaacaacaccgatattgttccCACTTGGGCACCtgctcaatccgtcaggtgtgagaTTTTATCACAACAGGCCTTGGTTTTAGTTAGAATGAGGTAATTCTATATAAAAGGCTTGTTCTCAATCTCTCTGGCTGATATGGGACAGAGGAATTCTAGCACATGCCATGTACGAGCAGTATGGATATTTACATGTGGTCCAATATTCTAGCCAATAAAGTATTGAATTTCTATCCATGCGTCTCATATTTGAAACTCCTCCTCTGTAATAATTTCGAGCCTTTTCCGTCCacttaataattttaaaattttaaaaaatggtaTTGATATGACAAAGAACAAGAATAAAGGTCGATAGGAGGCAGGTTCGAAGGAGATCATCTGGTGCTAAGCCACCGGGTGGTGATTTAGGAGCATTGATTTTTacgaaaattaatgaaaatagtttgaaaattttaagttttaacgataaggacaaaataaaaagtaaagtaccaggattaactttttaatataaaaatatgatttttcgttaaaatttcattGATTTTTTGGGTGTGGGTTATATCATTAGGCACGGTCCTACATCATGACAAAAGGGGAGGAGGTGAGGATGAAAGAAATTGAAACAGCAACAAACCCTCATAAATATCAAATATCCACCACAAACTCAGATTCTGGGAAGAGAAGGAGATAAAATCCCAATATATCATTATCCATGCCCTACGTCACTCAACAAATAAGCACTCAAAACATCCCAAAACACACCATTtccatttgttttgaattattgaaTTATTGATCCAGATTATTTAGATCATATAGCTGCTGATTTCTTGGGGTTTTGGAGGCCATAAATATATTTGGAATTAATGGCTTCTCTGACTTCGATCACACTGAACCCATCTTATTCTTCCCCGTTGGGATCATTCGCTTCAAATCATTGCCAGCATAACCAGAATTCCTGCTGGCTTACAGCCGTCGGATCAGTcagatcatcatcatcatccacaAGGCAACGGTTTTCGTCGCAGGGCCTCAGAATCCGTAGTGCAGcaacaaaacaagctaaaacgCCAGGTACAACTTTAAAACCTGTATTTACGTATAACAGACtagtttagaatatcgctttgtcgaaaagaaaaaaaaacgattATAATTGAAGTCAAATTAATCCAGCCTCACTTGGTTTCTTGATTCCCTTGTTTTGGAGAGGTTAGCTGAAGAGGACTGGAAGACTAAGAGGGAACTTCTCCTACAGAAAAAGGTACGTACACTTGTTCTCCTCTGAAACGGATAAGAGTTCAATCAAAGAACGCAACACGTGAATAAtccgctctgataccatgttagaaTGTTCGCATTGAACCATCACCGATgccgaaaatttgaaaaaaatgtgCAGGTGAGGAGTGTGGATGTGAAAGAAGCTCTGAGGCttcaaaaagaaaacaacttcGTGATTCTTGACGTGCGGCCTGAAGCGGAATTCAAAGAGGTTCGGTTAAGTTTTCTTCGTCGTGATTGCATTTGTCACCCTTACCGGCGTCATGCCAATCTCTGCAGGAAGTTTGAGCAGGCTAACTAAGTACCGGAATATGAATGTTTGCGGTGAATGCAGGCTCATCCGCCGGGCGCGATTAACGTGCAAATATACAGGCTTATAAAGGAGTGGACAGCGTGGGACATTGCCCGCCGTGCTGCTTTCGCGTTTTTCGGCATCTTTGCCGGCACAGAAGAGAACCCTGACTTCATATCAAGTATGTATAAGCTAGCTTTGTCTATAGACAACTTTTACAGATGCAGAAacaccaaataataataatgttgtGGTATATGGTAACAGGTGTGGGATCGCAGCTAGATAAGAAGGCAAAGATAATAGTGGCTTGCGCCGCCGGCGGTACGATGAGACCGACCCAAAATCTCCCAGAAGGTCAACAGTCAAGGTGATTCAGTTTAGTTTCTTCTTCCTTGAGATTTCAATTCGTTGCAGAGTTGATCACGTTGATCACTCACGCCAGTCTCCTTGCAGATCACTGATAGCAGCCTACTTGCTCGTCCTCAACGGTTATACGAATGTCTTCCACCTAGAAGGCGGACTTTACGCGTGGTTCAAAGAGGGGCTGCCATCggttgcagaagaagaagaagagtgaAACACCGGTGGCGGTATGAAAGAAAGTTCCTTCAAGGGAGCGTGTTTTGTTCATAAATTGAGTGTGTACGTGCTTGCCATTGATTTCTTAGCATAACTAACAACTTATGAATTCGGATTCAAATGGAATGTTCTTGTAATGATGCTAAACATAACAACGACCGGATAATTTCCGCCCGTAATGTCTTCATCATTTCTCTTTTTCGATCAATTGAACTGCAGAATTCCGTCAACGATATAACAACAGAAAGCAGGCATAAAGTTCAAACTTACTTTCTCCAATGGTAATTCACAAAGTAAATTGGAGAAACTTCACAAAGTTGAGATACAGGATGATTGTTACATGATGTATCATCACAGCAACCGGAGATCTTGTCCTTTCCACCGCGCCCGTGTACATGCGACAACCCCGTATCAAAGTTGCAACTCAGCTAGAATAGCAAGTCATTGAAGCACAATAAGGTCGAAATTTTTTAAGCTTTACAAGGTGCCACGAGAAATTTTATCTTCTATTCCACATTAAATGGATCAAATTGAGATGGCGTGCGAGATGAGTGATCATGACGTCTCTTCAAGCCTGTATATAGTGATTTCTTGCTGCTTGAAATACCGTCGGTCCTCTTCATCAACCAGAACAAGATTCAAATAATACTTCACGCTGAATTTGTTATTGATGTTGCGATGTGTTGGTGTGAGTTCATAAGGGCTAAGAAACAATCTAATGGGAATTGATTCACCTGAAAAAGGCAAGCATATGAATGTAAACCATTCATCTATGGACAGTTGAAGAATTGCAGCAAGCTTAGACGTTAATCATATATAAGAAAGCGGAAGAGTTAAAGAACATACCTCTTACTGGAGCACCATCCATCAACTCAAACTTAGCAAGTGTCTCGGTCTCAACATGAGTATTGGGCCCCGACCCTGTTGACTCTCGACGCCTGATCTCCAGATCCATATTCTTTATTTTGATTCTTACAAGAAGGAAATATATCTTGCCGATAATAACATCTTTCAGATGGTACCTGTATATCAAGTATCAACACAAATAATTAACGCCAAATTGttctcttttgttttaactttcTCAACATAACATAGTTCTGATTTATTACATCCTAGGCACAAAGTTCTCTTTGTACAAACCCGCTCTATACCAGTGAGCTCAGGCTATGGTTATGAAGCAATGAAACTTAgcatttgaaaaaaagccatttGTTTCCAGATTTCATCTCATGCATGTAAACCACTAACAATACACACACAACCCTGGTCATGAAATATATTTCAACTTACTTGCTCTTGTTGTACTCAAACTCAATGTGCAGACAATCCTCGATTCCCACTTCCATCTGCAAAGGGAACAAAACTATAAGAAAGATCCATTGAGGGAGGACTAACAATGGGCTGGTTGTTGCATCACACTAGAGAGATGCAACATAAGATGGAATTAAGCTAATGGATGAACAGaaacttttttttgttgcaG from Malus domestica chromosome 01, GDT2T_hap1 includes:
- the LOC103444146 gene encoding uncharacterized protein; this encodes MEVFYYMVFGILAAVVAAAELSKSNKDRINTPSTFNVFKNNYLFVYSLMMAGDWLQGPYVYYLYTTYGYGKGDIGQLFIAGFGSSMLFGTIVGSLADKQGRKRACITYCITYILSCITKHSPQYKVLMLGRILGGIATSLLFSAFESWLVAEHNKRGFEQQWLSITFSKAIFLGNGVVAILAGLLGNTLVDALALGPVAPFDAASCFLTIGMFVILFTWTENYGDPSESKDLFTQFRGAAVAIASDEKIALLGAIQSLFEGSMYTFVFLWTPALSPNDEDIPHGFIFATFMLSSMFGSSLASRLMARQTPRVESYMQIVFAVSAASLLLPIVTGFLVAPSNVKGGSISFAGCIQLLGFCAFEACVGLFWPSIMKMRSQYIPEEARSTIMNFFRIPLNIFVCVVLYNVDAFPMTVMFGMCSLFLFIACLLQRRLMAISDKPKSEDRASMKERDSEAEPLNI
- the LOC103444138 gene encoding rhodanese-like domain-containing protein 14, chloroplastic, whose amino-acid sequence is MASLTSITLNPSYSSPLGSFASNHCQHNQNSCWLTAVGSVRSSSSSTRQRFSSQGLRIRSAATKQAKTPAEEDWKTKRELLLQKKVRSVDVKEALRLQKENNFVILDVRPEAEFKEAHPPGAINVQIYRLIKEWTAWDIARRAAFAFFGIFAGTEENPDFISSVGSQLDKKAKIIVACAAGGTMRPTQNLPEGQQSRSLIAAYLLVLNGYTNVFHLEGGLYAWFKEGLPSVAEEEEE